From Juglans regia cultivar Chandler chromosome 8, Walnut 2.0, whole genome shotgun sequence, the proteins below share one genomic window:
- the LOC108997751 gene encoding ammonium transporter 2 member 5-like, protein MAAPPLPVNLMPDQTSPDWLNKGDNAWQLTAATLVGMQSIPGLVILYGSIVKKKWAVNSAFMAFYAFAAVLVCWVGWGYQLSFNVDHKLTHFLGRPNVALNEEFLFRKAFAGNFPMATMVYFQFVFAAITLILIAGALLGRMNFYAWMLFVPLWLTFSYTIVAFSIWCPSGWLASMGVIDYSGGYVIHLSSGVAGFTAAYWVGPRALKDRERFPPNNIIMMLTGAGLLWMGWTGFNGGDPYNAGIDAPLAVINTHVCTATSLLTWLILDIIFFKKPSVIGATQGMITGLVCITPAAGVVQGWAAILMGLMSGSIPWYTMMVLHKKLPFIKHVDDTMAVFHTHAVAGSLGGILTGFFAEPKLCRIFYNVAEWEHYIGLAYGLRDGRSNAGLKQMGLQILGILFVISVNIVVTSIICVLINFVIPLRLSEDQLEFGDDAIHGEEAYALWGDGEKEKFENSKNRGEVQMA, encoded by the exons ATGGCTGCACCCCCACTCCCCGTAAATCTGATGCCCGACCAAACGAGCCCCGATTGGTTGAACAAGGGTGACAATGCGTGGCAACTCACGGCGGCCACTTTGGTCGGCATGCAAAGTATTCCAGGCCTCGTCATCCTCTATGGCAGCATAGTGAAAAAGAAATGGGCTGTGAACTCGGCCTTCATGGCCTTTTATGCGTTTGCTGCCGTGCTTGTTTGTTGGGTCGGGTGGGGCTACCAACTATCATTCAACGTCGACCACAAATTAACTCATTTCCTAGGCAGGCCCAATGTAGCCTTAAATGAAGAGTTTCTTTTCAGAAAAGCATTTGCGGGGAACTTTCCCATGGCGACAATGGTGTATTTTCAGTTTGTGTTTGCAGCCATCACACTGATTTTGATTGCTGGGGCATTGCTGGGGAGgatgaatttttatgcatggATGTTGTTTGTACCACTTTGGCTTACCTTCTCTTACACTATTGTTGCGTTTAGTATATGGTGCCCATCTGGTTGGTTGGCATCGATGGGCGTTATTGATTACTCTGGAGGGTATGTTATCCATCTCTCCTCTGGGGTGGCTGGCTTCACGGCAGCTTATTGG GTGGGACCAAGGGCACTGAAGGACAGGGAGAGGTTCCCACCAAACAATATCATTATGATGCTGACGGGAGCAGGCCTACTATGGATGGGATGGACAGGATTCAATGGTGGAGATCCTTACAACGCTGGTATAGACGCACCTCTAGCTGTCATTAACACCCACGTCTGTACGGCCACAAGCTTGCTGACTTGGCTCATTCTagatattatattctttaaaaagCCATCTGTGATTGGAGCCACTCAGGGCATGATCACTGGTTTGGTCTGCATCACCCCAGCGGCAG GAGTGGTTCAAGGTTGGGCAGCAATTCTAATGGGACTCATGTCGGGTAGCATTCCATGGTACACCATGATGGTCCTTCACAAAAAGCTCCCCTTCATAAAACATGTAGACGACACTATGGCTGTATTCCACACCCATGCAGTTGCCGGAAGCCTAGGTGGGATCCTCACCGGCTTCTTCGCTGAGCCCAAGCTCTGCCGCATCTTCTATAATGTAGCAGAATGGGAGCACTATATAGGCCTTGCCTATGGGCTCAGAGATGGTCGTTCCAATGCAGGGTTAAAACAGATGGGACTTCAAATTCTTGGAATTTTGTTCGTAATAAGCGTCAACATTGTTGTGACCAGCATAATTTGTGTGTTGATTAACTTTGTAATTCCACTTCGACTGTCGGAGGATCAGCTGGAGTTTGGGGATGATGCCATTCATGGGGAGGAGGCCTATGCTTTGTGGGGGGATGGGGAGAAGGAGAAGTTTGAGAATTCTAAGAACAGAGGTGAAGTTCAGATGGCTTGA